A genomic region of Solanum dulcamara chromosome 2, daSolDulc1.2, whole genome shotgun sequence contains the following coding sequences:
- the LOC129874555 gene encoding uncharacterized protein LOC129874555 translates to MEIIRFIPPLLLIYFSLFMLFRFSYAAPLLDHEVKMTIPSSPRKLKFDEQPNVKISGNQMNLVPLNTAQQTSLKGKEHEAEVVHARKGTRQEWVEGKDTSDFFTMDYHWVRRRRPIHNKSVRP, encoded by the exons ATGGAAATCATCAGATTTATCCCTCCTCTTCTACTCATTTATTTCTCATTATTCATGTTATTTCGATTTTCATATGCTGCTCCACTGTTAG ATCATGAAGTGAAGATGACTATACCTTCAAGTCCTAGGAAGCTGAAGTTCGATGAACAGCCAAat GTGAAAATCAGTGGGAATCAAATGAATTTGGTCCCATTGAACACTGCACAACAAACTTCATTAAAAG GTAAAGAACATGAGGCAGAAGTTGTACATGCAAGAAAAGGTACAAGGCAAGAGTGGGTTGAAGGGAAAGACACTTCTGATTTCTTCACAATGGATTATCATTGGGTTAGACGACGACGTCCCATACATAACAAGTCCGTTCGACCGTAA
- the LOC129880051 gene encoding uncharacterized protein LOC129880051 isoform X1, protein MKADKHPLFSDSTLVSVHDSKTFECNNSVFDTAEEKPTMKGNQNGILSHPNGYKEEDSLGFPVNDFGNSNVYDNREDPLACDRNDGNEFWKVPELDDSIFFDNNNEIKASSVSDDHNVDMSRINGDKRGGNPFACDIPSSDTNEIVAASVTDDQNEGLSNIIHSKRGGNPFECDTKDRDQPWNIPEYECSMIVDFLDDKENETIDSDSPFTSHSELFENNKQFYSDKGVTDQELPELTVCYRENNFNMVKDICMDEGVLAVDKVLIESWKDDQPSTSVSVDADEEQQSNARKSVNMGSTLASESQDSSFEDARNIAVTHDTEKELVPNGFKPSLENNANKDEDKDSYLEDLMMVFGSKCTTNGKATNASERPSSPNTVVLVEESNIKNSQRAISDGDQSTLQPDQVPFERTLKSQTAVSAADETNNKGPASNLFHNSKEEAGTSIFDFNITKPESTKSTEGGLGNLPESSHTPKAISVHKDGNSDNVPASSQVHFASTGNNAHQQHLESQNVANGQGNFDGEASFSAAGGPASGSITYSGPISYSGNVSLRSESSTTSTRSFAFPVLQNEWNSSPVRMAKAERRRLSKQKGWKQGLLCCRF, encoded by the exons ATGAAAGCTG ATAAGCATCCTCTGTTTAGTGATTCAACACTAGTCTCTGTCCATGATTCTAAAACATTTGAATGCAACAACAGCGTCTTTGACACAGCTGAAGAGAAGCCTACCATGAAGGGAAATCAGAATGGGATCTTAAGTCATCCTAATGGTTACAAGGAGGAAGATTCTTTAGGTTTTCCCGTAAATGACTTCGGAAATTCAAATGTCTATGACAATAGGGAAGACCCTTTGGCGTGCGACAGAAACGATGGGAATGAATTCTGGAAAGTTCCTGAACTTGATGACTCTATATTTTTTGATAACAACAATGAAATTAAGGCTTCAAGTGTGAGCGACGATCATAATGTAGATATGTCCAGGATAAACGGTGACAAGAGAGGTGGAAATCCTTTTGCGTGTGATATTCCCTCaagtgatacaaatgaaattGTTGCTGCAAGTGTTACGGATGATCAAAACGAAGGCTTGTCGAATATCATCCATAGCAAAAGAGGTGGAAATCCATTTGAATGTGATACAAAAGATAGAGATCAGCCATGGAATATTCCAGAATATGAGTgctccatgattgttgattttcttgacGACAAAGAAAATGAAACTATTGACTCTGATTCACCTTTTACCTCTCACTCCGAGTTGTTTGAGAATAACAAACAATTTTATTCTGATAAAGGTGTCACCGATCAAGAGCTGCCTGAATTGACAGTTTGCTACAGAGAGAACAACTTTAACATGGTTAAAGACATATGTATGGATGAGGGTGTACTTGCAGTAGATAAAGTTCTAATCGAAAgctggaaggatgaccaacctAGCACGTCTGTTTCTGTTGATGCTGATGAAGAACAGCAGAGCAACGCAAGGAAAAGTGTCAATATGGGGTCGACCCTTGCATCTGAATCGCAAGATTCATCTTTTGAAGATGCCAGGAACATTGCTGTGACTCATGATACAGAAAAAGAACTTGTTCCAAATGGTTTCAAGCCCTCCCTAGAGAATAATGCCAACAAAGATGAGGATAAGGATTCTTATCTAGAGGATTTGATGATGGTTTTTGGTTCGAAATGTACTACAAACGGGAAAGCTACTAATGCATCAGAAAGACCATCATCTCCCAATACCGTGGTTCTTGTGGAAGAGTCCAATATAAAGAATTCTCAAAGAGCTATATCTGATGGTGATCAATCTACACTGCAACCTGATCAG GTGCCTTTTGAGCGAACTTTGAAAAGCCAAACTGCAGTTTCTGCAGCCGATGAGACAAACAACAAGGGTCCTGCTTCCAACTTATTTCACAATAGCAAGGAGGAAGCGGGAACTAGTATTTTTGACTTCAACATTACCAAGCCCGAATCAACAAAAAGCACTGAGGGAGGACTCGGAAACTTGCCTGAAAGTTCTCACACGCCAAAGGCCATCTCCGTTCACAAGGATGGAAATTCAGATAATGTTCCAGCTTCTAGTCAAGTTCATTTTGCTAGTACCGGTAATAATGCGCACCAACAGCACCTTGAATCCCAAAATGTGGCTAATGGCCAAGGCAATTTTGATGGAGAAGCAAGTTTTTCTGCAGCAGGAGGTCCTGCATCAGGTTCTATTACTTACTCAGGGCCTATATCTTATTCTGGAAACGTATCTCTTCGATCCGAGAGCAGCACAACCAGTACCAGATCCTTTGCCTTCCCAGT CTTACAAAATGAATGGAATAGCAGTCCAGTAAGAATGGCAAAGGCGGAACGGAGGCGTTTAAGTAAACAAAAGGGTTGGAAGCAAGGCCTTCTGTGTTGTAGATTCTAA
- the LOC129880051 gene encoding uncharacterized protein LOC129880051 isoform X2, whose protein sequence is MFASQLLRILQTLPADVNNESCVFDTAEEKPTMKGNQNGILSHPNGYKEEDSLGFPVNDFGNSNVYDNREDPLACDRNDGNEFWKVPELDDSIFFDNNNEIKASSVSDDHNVDMSRINGDKRGGNPFACDIPSSDTNEIVAASVTDDQNEGLSNIIHSKRGGNPFECDTKDRDQPWNIPEYECSMIVDFLDDKENETIDSDSPFTSHSELFENNKQFYSDKGVTDQELPELTVCYRENNFNMVKDICMDEGVLAVDKVLIESWKDDQPSTSVSVDADEEQQSNARKSVNMGSTLASESQDSSFEDARNIAVTHDTEKELVPNGFKPSLENNANKDEDKDSYLEDLMMVFGSKCTTNGKATNASERPSSPNTVVLVEESNIKNSQRAISDGDQSTLQPDQVPFERTLKSQTAVSAADETNNKGPASNLFHNSKEEAGTSIFDFNITKPESTKSTEGGLGNLPESSHTPKAISVHKDGNSDNVPASSQVHFASTGNNAHQQHLESQNVANGQGNFDGEASFSAAGGPASGSITYSGPISYSGNVSLRSESSTTSTRSFAFPVLQNEWNSSPVRMAKAERRRLSKQKGWKQGLLCCRF, encoded by the exons ATGTTTGCTTCACAGCTTTTGAGAATTCTCCAGACTCTACCAGCTGATGTGAACAATGAAAGCTG CGTCTTTGACACAGCTGAAGAGAAGCCTACCATGAAGGGAAATCAGAATGGGATCTTAAGTCATCCTAATGGTTACAAGGAGGAAGATTCTTTAGGTTTTCCCGTAAATGACTTCGGAAATTCAAATGTCTATGACAATAGGGAAGACCCTTTGGCGTGCGACAGAAACGATGGGAATGAATTCTGGAAAGTTCCTGAACTTGATGACTCTATATTTTTTGATAACAACAATGAAATTAAGGCTTCAAGTGTGAGCGACGATCATAATGTAGATATGTCCAGGATAAACGGTGACAAGAGAGGTGGAAATCCTTTTGCGTGTGATATTCCCTCaagtgatacaaatgaaattGTTGCTGCAAGTGTTACGGATGATCAAAACGAAGGCTTGTCGAATATCATCCATAGCAAAAGAGGTGGAAATCCATTTGAATGTGATACAAAAGATAGAGATCAGCCATGGAATATTCCAGAATATGAGTgctccatgattgttgattttcttgacGACAAAGAAAATGAAACTATTGACTCTGATTCACCTTTTACCTCTCACTCCGAGTTGTTTGAGAATAACAAACAATTTTATTCTGATAAAGGTGTCACCGATCAAGAGCTGCCTGAATTGACAGTTTGCTACAGAGAGAACAACTTTAACATGGTTAAAGACATATGTATGGATGAGGGTGTACTTGCAGTAGATAAAGTTCTAATCGAAAgctggaaggatgaccaacctAGCACGTCTGTTTCTGTTGATGCTGATGAAGAACAGCAGAGCAACGCAAGGAAAAGTGTCAATATGGGGTCGACCCTTGCATCTGAATCGCAAGATTCATCTTTTGAAGATGCCAGGAACATTGCTGTGACTCATGATACAGAAAAAGAACTTGTTCCAAATGGTTTCAAGCCCTCCCTAGAGAATAATGCCAACAAAGATGAGGATAAGGATTCTTATCTAGAGGATTTGATGATGGTTTTTGGTTCGAAATGTACTACAAACGGGAAAGCTACTAATGCATCAGAAAGACCATCATCTCCCAATACCGTGGTTCTTGTGGAAGAGTCCAATATAAAGAATTCTCAAAGAGCTATATCTGATGGTGATCAATCTACACTGCAACCTGATCAG GTGCCTTTTGAGCGAACTTTGAAAAGCCAAACTGCAGTTTCTGCAGCCGATGAGACAAACAACAAGGGTCCTGCTTCCAACTTATTTCACAATAGCAAGGAGGAAGCGGGAACTAGTATTTTTGACTTCAACATTACCAAGCCCGAATCAACAAAAAGCACTGAGGGAGGACTCGGAAACTTGCCTGAAAGTTCTCACACGCCAAAGGCCATCTCCGTTCACAAGGATGGAAATTCAGATAATGTTCCAGCTTCTAGTCAAGTTCATTTTGCTAGTACCGGTAATAATGCGCACCAACAGCACCTTGAATCCCAAAATGTGGCTAATGGCCAAGGCAATTTTGATGGAGAAGCAAGTTTTTCTGCAGCAGGAGGTCCTGCATCAGGTTCTATTACTTACTCAGGGCCTATATCTTATTCTGGAAACGTATCTCTTCGATCCGAGAGCAGCACAACCAGTACCAGATCCTTTGCCTTCCCAGT CTTACAAAATGAATGGAATAGCAGTCCAGTAAGAATGGCAAAGGCGGAACGGAGGCGTTTAAGTAAACAAAAGGGTTGGAAGCAAGGCCTTCTGTGTTGTAGATTCTAA